The Gemmatimonadaceae bacterium genome window below encodes:
- a CDS encoding CBS domain-containing protein yields the protein MLVRDVMSRKVFTIRADKHLRAVDEIMKWAHVRHVPVVEADGRLVGIVSHRDLMAAAISSLQIRVSEVERAQHLAASEVRQLMHRPAATIGPSERVQRAAHLMRSLKIGCLPVLEDGHLVGIVTEADLLGIVEQLPDAALSPRMA from the coding sequence ATGCTGGTGAGAGACGTGATGTCGCGGAAGGTGTTCACCATCAGGGCCGACAAGCACTTGCGCGCCGTCGACGAGATCATGAAGTGGGCACACGTCCGTCACGTGCCGGTGGTTGAGGCGGACGGCCGACTGGTGGGCATTGTCAGCCACCGGGACTTGATGGCCGCCGCCATCTCGTCGCTCCAGATCAGGGTATCCGAGGTCGAGCGCGCCCAACATCTGGCGGCCAGTGAGGTGCGGCAATTGATGCATCGTCCCGCCGCGACGATCGGACCATCTGAACGGGTACAGCGTGCAGCCCACCTGATGCGCTCGCTCAAGATCGGGTGCCTTCCCGTGCTTGAGGACGGCCACCTGGTCGGCATTGTGACCGAAGCCGATTTGCTGGGCATCGTAGAGCAATTGCCGGACGCCGCACTCTCTCCGCGGATGGCGTAG
- the solA gene encoding N-methyl-L-tryptophan oxidase, translated as MTTSYDVIVAGLGAMGSLTLHQLARRGHRVLGLDRFDPPHAMGSSHGQSRIIREAYFEDPRYVPLVQRAYACWAELEAERGATIFRQTGGLMLGPPDGTLVRGARLSAELHRLPHELLDAKEVARRFPAFRPDPEMVGVWEPRAGVLLPEIAIESALTVARRNGAEVHTGESLVGWSAIAGGVEVVTTAGRYTAASLVLSVGAWTRQLVEELALPLVVQRNVLLWFAPVRTPERFTPDAFPIFISEHDPGQMWYGFPDLGDGVKVARHHFGGATHPDSIDRDVSMDEVEGVRAIIRRHIPDADGMLRQTAVCMYTNAPDEHFVIGRHPGHPAVIVASPCSGHGFKFASAIGELLADLATDREPSFDLSLFALDRFGR; from the coding sequence ATGACGACCTCCTATGATGTGATCGTCGCCGGTCTTGGCGCGATGGGCAGCCTCACGCTGCATCAGCTGGCTCGGCGCGGGCACCGGGTGCTGGGTCTCGACCGTTTCGACCCGCCGCACGCGATGGGTTCTTCCCACGGCCAATCGCGCATCATTCGCGAGGCGTATTTCGAAGACCCGCGCTACGTGCCCCTCGTTCAACGGGCCTACGCATGCTGGGCCGAGCTCGAGGCAGAGCGCGGTGCCACCATCTTCCGGCAAACCGGCGGCTTGATGCTGGGCCCGCCCGATGGCACCCTCGTGCGCGGGGCCCGGCTCAGCGCCGAGCTGCATCGGTTGCCGCACGAGCTGCTCGACGCGAAAGAGGTTGCGCGTCGGTTTCCGGCCTTTCGGCCGGACCCCGAGATGGTCGGAGTCTGGGAACCGCGGGCGGGCGTCCTCCTGCCGGAGATTGCCATCGAGAGTGCTCTCACGGTGGCCCGCCGGAACGGTGCCGAGGTGCATACCGGGGAATCACTGGTGGGCTGGAGCGCCATCGCCGGGGGCGTGGAGGTGGTGACCACGGCCGGCCGTTACACCGCCGCGTCGCTGGTGCTATCCGTCGGCGCCTGGACACGCCAACTGGTTGAGGAACTGGCGCTGCCGCTGGTGGTGCAGCGGAACGTGCTCCTGTGGTTCGCCCCGGTCAGGACGCCGGAACGTTTCACGCCGGACGCCTTCCCGATCTTCATCAGCGAGCACGACCCGGGGCAGATGTGGTATGGGTTCCCCGACCTCGGTGACGGGGTCAAGGTGGCACGTCACCATTTCGGCGGAGCCACGCATCCCGACTCGATCGATCGCGACGTGTCGATGGATGAAGTGGAGGGCGTTCGCGCGATCATCCGTCGCCACATCCCCGACGCCGACGGCATGCTTCGCCAGACGGCGGTATGCATGTACACGAATGCGCCGGATGAGCACTTCGTCATCGGCCGTCATCCGGGACATCCGGCCGTGATCGTGGCCAGCCCGTGCTCAGGTCACGGCTTCAAGTTTGCCAGCGCCATTGGTGAACTGCTGGCGGACCTGGCGACGGATAGGGAGCCGTCGTTTGACCTCTCGCTGTTTGCGCTGGACCGGTTCGGCCGGTAG
- a CDS encoding serine hydrolase: MSFPPRIVWSHAATLVALLLLPSALRAQQRVPVGSRTAPYPHAAEPIGTLRQIYDGVLSPEMAVNTFRNIDRLLPTRTVAPATQPLRLPPATTPLRTVRFRDHGHDYDLADYLRLNRVAGLLVLKDGRVKLERYQFGNSARTRWMSMSVAKSVTSTLIGVALKDGAIASLSDPVTQYVPVLTGSAYEGVSIRDVLLMASGVRWNETYTDPASDRRRLLEAQLSLKAGSAMVLMAALPRISEPGTANTYNTGETQVAAEILRKAVNEPLATYLSEKIWSRFGMESEAKWWLDAPDGVEIGGSGLSATLRDFGRFGLFVLGDGVVNGRSILPAGWVAEAGSPKTLRGGKALDYGYLWWTGTTSSRLADRAFAAEGIHGQFLYINPAAQVVIVVQSAQPKPTGGAVIDDWSFFDAVVESVRRR, encoded by the coding sequence ATGTCGTTCCCTCCACGCATCGTCTGGTCGCACGCGGCCACACTGGTTGCGCTGCTGCTCCTGCCGTCCGCACTGCGCGCACAACAGCGGGTCCCGGTGGGCTCGCGCACCGCGCCCTATCCGCATGCCGCCGAACCCATTGGCACGCTGCGACAGATCTACGACGGCGTGTTGTCGCCGGAGATGGCGGTCAACACCTTTCGCAACATTGACCGACTGCTGCCGACCCGCACGGTTGCACCGGCGACGCAACCGTTGCGCCTGCCTCCAGCAACCACCCCGTTGCGCACGGTGCGCTTTCGTGACCACGGACACGACTACGATCTGGCCGACTACCTGCGACTGAATCGCGTCGCTGGGTTGCTCGTGCTCAAGGATGGACGTGTGAAGCTGGAGCGCTATCAGTTTGGCAACAGCGCGCGCACCCGATGGATGTCCATGTCGGTGGCCAAGTCGGTGACGTCCACCCTTATCGGTGTCGCGTTGAAGGACGGCGCCATCGCTTCGCTGTCGGACCCGGTCACGCAGTATGTGCCGGTGTTGACGGGCAGCGCGTACGAAGGCGTCAGCATCCGCGACGTGTTGTTGATGGCGTCGGGTGTGCGGTGGAATGAGACGTACACGGACCCGGCATCCGATCGACGACGTTTACTCGAGGCGCAACTGTCACTCAAGGCGGGATCGGCGATGGTCCTCATGGCCGCGCTGCCGCGGATCAGCGAACCCGGTACGGCCAACACCTATAACACGGGTGAGACGCAGGTCGCCGCCGAGATTCTGCGGAAAGCCGTGAACGAACCCTTGGCGACCTATCTCTCGGAGAAGATCTGGAGTCGGTTCGGCATGGAATCAGAAGCGAAGTGGTGGCTGGACGCCCCCGATGGCGTGGAGATTGGCGGCAGTGGCTTGAGTGCCACCTTGCGCGACTTCGGTCGCTTCGGATTGTTCGTGTTGGGAGATGGCGTAGTGAACGGCCGGTCGATCCTGCCCGCCGGCTGGGTGGCCGAGGCGGGCAGTCCGAAGACACTGCGTGGCGGGAAGGCGTTGGACTACGGGTACCTGTGGTGGACGGGCACGACCTCGTCGCGATTGGCCGACCGCGCGTTCGCAGCGGAGGGGATCCACGGTCAGTTCCTGTACATCAATCCGGCGGCGCAGGTCGTGATTGTGGTGCAGAGTGCGCAACCCAAGCCAACCGGCGGCGCGGTGATCGACGACTGGTCGTTTTTCGACGCGGTGGTCGAGTCTGTGCGGAGACGGTGA
- a CDS encoding universal stress protein, with the protein MTETVQSSSGAFVKYGATALPTGPILIATDTSPDSDAAFPLAQVVAAQTHADVHIISVLGPFATSMYAFDGMPMPSEPDDGPRLDREVAVRAQLDRLVSSNAGWPVIVRGGESTREIVDYGATVDARVVLAGRGHHGAIGRLLGGETILRMLQLGDRPILAVEPGLTWLPRRVVIATDLSEYSVYAARVAVSLIAPDATVHLVNVGPEFEKTDPILRERAVAFREQARHRFVEIRELLDGRELQFEEALLTGNAADELLRYAESVRADLIVSATHGYGFVRRLLLGSVASVLVRGAPCSVLCVPGSARTTSASNARALDPGHTRIFATGARDAELSAFSDRHRGHPCTVSIHQPELGAQVLGHALTFVGATYDPHARVASLMFGASQLAGAHLTHSVTGVSEIDLSIDGAGHDRVLRLVHGTGYTLVALE; encoded by the coding sequence ATGACTGAAACCGTTCAATCCTCAAGTGGCGCATTCGTCAAGTACGGAGCGACAGCGCTGCCCACCGGTCCGATTCTGATCGCGACGGACACATCGCCGGATTCGGATGCGGCCTTTCCCCTCGCGCAGGTGGTGGCGGCTCAGACACATGCGGATGTCCACATCATCAGTGTCCTGGGGCCGTTCGCCACGTCGATGTATGCGTTTGACGGGATGCCCATGCCGTCCGAACCCGACGACGGGCCGCGTCTTGATCGCGAAGTGGCCGTGCGCGCCCAGTTGGATCGCCTGGTATCATCGAATGCCGGGTGGCCGGTTATCGTTCGGGGTGGCGAGTCGACACGGGAGATTGTCGACTACGGGGCCACAGTCGACGCGCGCGTGGTGCTGGCAGGGCGCGGACACCACGGGGCGATTGGGCGCTTGCTGGGCGGGGAGACCATCCTTCGCATGTTGCAGCTGGGCGATCGACCGATTCTCGCGGTGGAGCCCGGACTGACGTGGCTCCCGCGCCGCGTCGTGATTGCCACTGACCTCAGCGAGTACAGCGTGTATGCGGCGCGCGTCGCCGTCTCCCTGATCGCGCCGGACGCGACGGTTCACCTGGTGAATGTCGGACCGGAATTCGAAAAGACCGATCCGATACTTCGCGAACGCGCCGTCGCGTTTCGCGAGCAGGCGCGTCATCGCTTTGTCGAGATCCGTGAACTGCTGGACGGTCGGGAACTGCAGTTTGAGGAGGCGCTGCTCACCGGCAATGCGGCGGACGAACTGCTGCGGTATGCCGAGTCGGTGCGCGCCGACCTGATCGTGTCGGCGACACATGGTTACGGGTTTGTGCGGCGCCTGTTGCTGGGGAGCGTGGCCAGCGTGCTGGTGCGCGGCGCGCCGTGCTCCGTCTTGTGCGTGCCCGGGTCGGCGCGCACGACCTCGGCATCGAACGCCCGGGCACTCGATCCGGGTCACACACGGATCTTTGCCACTGGGGCACGGGACGCCGAGCTGAGCGCATTCAGTGACCGACACCGGGGCCACCCGTGTACCGTGTCGATTCATCAGCCAGAACTTGGCGCCCAGGTGCTCGGGCACGCGCTCACCTTCGTTGGCGCCACGTATGACCCCCATGCGCGTGTCGCATCGCTCATGTTCGGGGCGTCGCAGCTGGCTGGCGCCCACCTGACCCACAGTGTGACCGGCGTCTCCGAGATCGATCTCTCGATTGACGGAGCTGGACACGATCGGGTGCTGCGACTGGTACACGGCACCGGATACACCCTCGTGGCACTCGAGTGA
- a CDS encoding DUF4185 domain-containing protein, translating to MRRRGGIALLGITASACDSSTTIAPPVALTAVGRAYAAADTLFRQDRRWLGGDAALTIPLSSGRTLWLFGDSFVSAGEPPVRSTARLPRNTIAVQTGNDPVTATMAFAWNQTNASSPTAFFPGVGTNWYWPGHGLRLTEGPLVVFLTSVRSTPGIGLGFVVSGYALAVIDNPDAEPGAWHVRMVDGPSLPFDAIPATAVVRDGDQVVALAVPTQGTKRGLLVRYSAGALASGNLSAAQWWTGPTTGWQPTTAVGTSGPTAVMDDAGAECSIHWDAQRHVFVHVASYGFGATTIGLRTAPAITGPWTAPMTVYRPPESDAAQPFVYAAKAHPTLTGPGGDLLVTHVANSFTFADLLSVSGQRTLYWPRMTAVHFSR from the coding sequence ATGCGACGTCGAGGCGGTATTGCCCTGCTGGGGATCACGGCAAGCGCGTGCGACTCGTCCACCACGATCGCGCCGCCGGTGGCGCTGACGGCCGTGGGCCGCGCCTACGCCGCCGCGGATACGCTCTTCCGACAGGACCGTCGGTGGTTGGGTGGCGACGCCGCACTCACCATTCCGCTGTCATCGGGCCGCACACTCTGGTTGTTTGGCGACTCCTTCGTGTCGGCCGGTGAACCACCAGTGCGCAGCACGGCCCGGCTGCCGCGCAATACCATCGCCGTGCAAACGGGGAATGATCCGGTCACCGCGACCATGGCGTTCGCGTGGAATCAGACCAACGCATCATCACCAACCGCGTTTTTCCCTGGTGTCGGCACCAACTGGTACTGGCCTGGCCATGGTCTTCGACTGACGGAAGGACCGTTGGTGGTATTCCTCACGTCGGTGCGGTCGACGCCCGGCATCGGCCTCGGGTTCGTGGTGTCCGGATATGCGTTGGCGGTGATCGACAATCCCGACGCCGAACCCGGCGCGTGGCACGTGCGCATGGTGGACGGGCCATCGTTGCCCTTCGATGCGATTCCCGCCACGGCGGTGGTGCGCGATGGCGATCAGGTCGTGGCGCTGGCGGTGCCCACGCAAGGCACCAAACGCGGACTGCTGGTGCGTTACTCGGCCGGTGCGCTCGCCAGCGGCAATCTGTCAGCGGCGCAGTGGTGGACGGGGCCAACCACAGGGTGGCAACCAACGACCGCCGTTGGCACCAGCGGTCCCACCGCCGTGATGGACGACGCCGGGGCTGAGTGCTCCATCCACTGGGACGCGCAGCGCCACGTGTTTGTGCACGTCGCCAGTTATGGATTCGGCGCCACGACGATTGGCCTGCGCACCGCGCCGGCCATCACCGGGCCGTGGACCGCGCCGATGACGGTGTATCGTCCACCGGAGTCAGATGCCGCGCAGCCATTCGTGTATGCGGCCAAGGCGCATCCCACGTTGACGGGGCCTGGTGGCGATCTGCTGGTGACGCACGTGGCGAACAGCTTCACGTTTGCCGACCTGCTCAGTGTAAGCGGTCAGCGTACGCTGTACTGGCCTCGTATGACCGCAGTGCATTTCAGCCGGTGA
- a CDS encoding multicopper oxidase domain-containing protein, whose amino-acid sequence MRPLLPVVLAAFAMMGRPATFAATPRRSAPLPLAQLEDNRRAAGARIADTLRVSLSIREVRWRPEGSAGAELNAFAFVEDGQPAKVPGPLLRAPAGTSMHVTLHNTLSVQLVVFGLHDHAANQGVDSITLAAGGRATVLFRVTSAGTYYYWARVRPAVQHPTAPVPDDWPSGEKGEGPLVGALIVDTAGTVPPRGERILLISRWLDDDDARVHHDPAFKMMINGASWPNTERLRYTAGETVRWRVINASAAQHPMHLHGFYFTVTSRGDGNLDSLYTPSQQRRVVTEMLPGNGTMSLTWVPERPGNWLFHCHLVRHMALVQRIEPRAGTTAGGHAMSSVHHAEENMAGLVMGIQVAPRAGAAAARSLALAAGRNPGAPAMRSLRVVATQRANVFGSTPGHSFIWQQGSTTPARDSMQFPGSTLVLRRGEPTAITVVNRLSSPLAVHWHGMEIESWFDGVGGWSGAGRSVRPPIAPGDSFVVRLTPARAGTFIYHTHDEAGSELSTGLYGALIVEEPNTPRDTTRDHVIVMGLLGDATTGALAINGRTEAVPLTLTPGKHRLRFVSIPVDEQIRVAFVRDSVVQQWRSLAIDGADLPSGQQATGAARRTVSAGQTFDVEVTIPGGAPADYALRFTTFWYPTDPRGRNDAPVLRVPIVIRQP is encoded by the coding sequence ATGCGTCCCTTGCTCCCTGTCGTTCTCGCCGCGTTTGCCATGATGGGCCGACCGGCGACATTCGCCGCGACACCGCGACGCAGTGCACCACTGCCGCTCGCGCAGCTGGAAGACAACCGCCGTGCCGCAGGCGCGCGCATTGCCGACACACTCAGGGTGTCGCTGAGCATACGCGAAGTGCGCTGGCGCCCCGAGGGGTCAGCGGGCGCCGAGCTCAACGCCTTTGCGTTTGTCGAGGATGGCCAGCCGGCCAAGGTCCCGGGGCCGCTGTTGCGGGCTCCCGCGGGCACCAGCATGCACGTTACCCTGCACAATACGCTCAGCGTGCAGCTGGTGGTGTTTGGCCTGCACGATCATGCGGCCAACCAGGGTGTGGACTCGATCACGCTGGCCGCGGGCGGGCGCGCGACCGTGTTGTTTCGGGTGACATCTGCCGGCACGTACTACTACTGGGCACGCGTGCGGCCGGCCGTTCAGCACCCCACCGCACCGGTGCCCGACGACTGGCCGAGTGGGGAAAAGGGCGAAGGTCCGCTGGTGGGCGCGCTGATTGTCGACACGGCAGGCACCGTGCCGCCGCGCGGTGAGCGCATCCTGCTGATCAGTCGCTGGCTCGACGACGACGATGCGCGGGTGCATCACGATCCCGCGTTCAAGATGATGATCAATGGCGCCAGCTGGCCGAATACCGAGCGTTTGCGCTACACCGCCGGCGAAACCGTGCGCTGGCGCGTCATCAATGCCAGTGCCGCGCAACACCCGATGCACCTGCATGGTTTCTATTTCACGGTGACGTCGCGTGGCGATGGGAACCTCGACTCGCTCTACACGCCATCGCAACAACGGCGCGTGGTGACGGAGATGCTCCCGGGGAACGGCACGATGTCGCTCACGTGGGTCCCTGAGCGCCCGGGCAATTGGCTATTCCACTGTCATCTCGTGCGGCACATGGCACTGGTGCAGCGCATCGAACCGCGCGCCGGCACGACAGCGGGCGGCCACGCGATGTCGTCCGTCCATCATGCCGAAGAGAACATGGCGGGACTGGTGATGGGGATTCAGGTCGCGCCTCGCGCCGGCGCAGCGGCCGCGCGATCGCTCGCGCTGGCCGCGGGCCGCAACCCCGGAGCGCCGGCCATGCGGTCGCTGCGCGTCGTCGCCACGCAGCGTGCGAACGTGTTTGGCAGCACGCCCGGTCATTCGTTCATCTGGCAGCAGGGTTCCACGACACCGGCGCGTGATTCGATGCAGTTCCCCGGCTCAACGCTCGTGTTGCGTCGCGGCGAACCCACCGCCATTACCGTGGTGAATCGCTTGTCCTCGCCGCTCGCCGTGCACTGGCATGGCATGGAGATCGAAAGCTGGTTTGATGGCGTCGGCGGCTGGAGCGGAGCAGGCCGCAGCGTGCGGCCGCCAATCGCGCCGGGCGATTCGTTTGTCGTGCGACTCACGCCGGCGCGCGCAGGCACGTTCATCTATCATACGCACGATGAGGCGGGGAGCGAACTGTCCACGGGCTTGTACGGCGCGCTGATTGTCGAAGAACCCAACACGCCGCGCGACACCACGCGCGACCACGTGATCGTGATGGGATTGCTGGGCGACGCCACCACGGGGGCGCTGGCCATCAACGGGCGCACCGAGGCCGTACCACTCACACTCACGCCGGGGAAGCACCGGCTGCGTTTTGTCAGCATTCCCGTCGATGAGCAGATCCGCGTGGCGTTCGTGCGTGACTCCGTCGTGCAGCAATGGCGCTCGCTTGCGATCGATGGCGCGGATCTGCCCTCCGGGCAGCAAGCCACGGGCGCTGCCCGGCGCACCGTCAGTGCGGGCCAGACGTTCGATGTGGAAGTGACCATTCCCGGTGGCGCGCCGGCCGACTACGCGCTGCGCTTCACGACGTTCTGGTATCCCACCGATCCGCGGGGTCGAAACGACGCGCCCGTGCTGCGCGTGCCGATTGTCATCCGCCAACCGTGA
- a CDS encoding nuclear transport factor 2 family protein: protein MSRPSHRQTARAGLILLVASITPRLSVSAQSVGAPLTAAAVRAARARSNNAIAVHDTATLVALASPSYHSVSSRNVHTDGRAEVGAQYGAQFAALPDVRYVRTPQAVRVYAPWAMADERGTWVGTWTEPDGPVVIRGNYSAKWRRIDGAWLLEAEVFTPLSCRGSSYCTKTPDQPK, encoded by the coding sequence ATGTCGCGCCCATCACATCGGCAGACCGCCCGTGCCGGACTGATCCTGCTTGTCGCCAGCATCACCCCGCGCCTGTCGGTGAGCGCGCAATCAGTCGGGGCACCGCTCACCGCCGCCGCCGTTCGCGCGGCCCGCGCGCGCTCGAATAATGCCATCGCCGTGCACGACACCGCGACGCTGGTGGCGCTCGCGTCGCCCTCGTACCACTCGGTGAGCTCGCGCAATGTGCACACCGACGGGCGCGCCGAAGTTGGCGCGCAATATGGCGCGCAGTTTGCCGCGCTCCCCGACGTGCGGTACGTGCGCACGCCGCAGGCGGTGCGCGTCTATGCGCCGTGGGCGATGGCCGACGAGCGCGGCACGTGGGTGGGCACCTGGACGGAGCCCGATGGACCGGTCGTCATCCGCGGGAATTACAGCGCTAAATGGCGCCGCATTGACGGCGCCTGGCTGCTTGAGGCGGAGGTGTTCACGCCGTTGTCGTGCCGCGGGTCGTCGTACTGCACCAAAACGCCGGACCAGCCGAAGTAG